One Peromyscus leucopus breed LL Stock chromosome 6, UCI_PerLeu_2.1, whole genome shotgun sequence genomic region harbors:
- the LOC114699979 gene encoding 60 kDa heat shock protein, mitochondrial-like, with product MAIATGGAVFGEEGLNLNLEDVQAHDLGKVGEVIVTKDDAMLLKGKGDKAQIEKRIQEITEQLDITTSEYEKEKLNERLAKLSDGVAVLKVGGTSDVEVNEKKDRVTDALNATRAAVEEGIVLGGGCALLRCIPALDSLKPSNDDQKIGIEIIKRALKIPAMTIAKNAGVEGSLIVEKIMQSSSEVGYDAMLGDFVNMVEKGIIDPTKVVRTALLDAAGVASLLTTAEAVVTEIPKEEKDPGMGAMGGMGGGMGGGMF from the coding sequence ATGGCTATCGCCACTGGTGGCGCGGTATTTGGAGAAGAGGGGCTGAATCTAAACCTTGAAGATGTCCAAGCTCATGACTTAGGAAAAGTTGGAGAGGTCATTGTCACCAAAGATGACGCCATGCTTTTGAAAGGAAAAGGTGACAAGGCTCAAATTGAGAAACGCATTCAAGAAATCACGGAGCAGCTGGACATCACGACCAGTGAATATGAAAAGGAGAAGCTGAACGAGCGGCTGGCTAAGCTCTCCGATGGAGTAGCTGTGTTGAAGGTTGGAGGAACGAGTGATGTTGAAgtgaatgagaagaaagacagagttacAGATGCTCTCAATGCTACAAGAGCAGCTGTTGAAGAAGGCATTGTTCTAGGAGGAGGCTGCGCTCTGCTTCGGTGCATCCCAGCCTTGGATTCCTTGAAGCCTTCTAATGACGATCAGAAAATAGGTATAGAAATTATTAAAAGAGCACTCAAAATTCCTGCAATGACTATTGCCAAGAATGCAGGTGTTGAAGGATCTTTGATAGTTGAGAAAATTATGCAGAGTTCCTCAGAAGTTGGTTATGATGCTATGCTCGGAGATTTTGTTAACATGGTGGAAAAGGGAATCATTGATCCAACAAAGGTTGTGAGAACTGCTTTACTGGATGCTGCTGGAGTGGCCTCCTTGCTAACTACAGCAGAAGCTGTAGTGACCGAAATTCCTAAGGAAGAGAAGGACCCTGGAATGGGCGCCATGGGTGGAATGGGAGGGGGTATGGGAGGTGGTATGTTCTAA